The Parambassis ranga chromosome 19, fParRan2.1, whole genome shotgun sequence genome contains a region encoding:
- the LOC114452163 gene encoding probable phosphatase phospho1, with protein sequence MPCTESNHSPKMTAPSNLTPAAPQEQRFLVLFDFDETIICESSDDAVLRALPGQQLPAWLKNSYREGHYNEHMQKVLAYMAEQGVSKDSIHSAVERIPPNAAFLDLFQYLQSNRQDFELVVVSDANMYFIETWLKHARVHHLFRKIFTNPASFDASGRLVLLPFHSHLCSCCPDNMCKQVILRDYLAARQKERGGARFQRVFYIGDGANDICPSLALGPQDTAFPRRDFPMHKLLMEMQQSQSAKFRANIVPWVSGEDIVDCLKKIMEES encoded by the exons ATGCCCTGCACCG AGAGCAACCACTCACCAAAGATGACAGCTCCATCAAACCTGACCCCTGCTGCACCACAGGAGCAACGCTTTCTGGTTTTGTTCGACTTTGATGAGACCATCATCTGTGAAAGCAGTGACGATGCCGTGCTGCGTGCCCTGCCGGGTCAGCAGCTCCCCGCCTGGCTGAAAAACAGCTACAGAGAGGGGCACTACAACGAGCACATGCAGAAGGTTTTGGCCTATATGGCAGAGCAGGGTGTGTCTAAGGACTCCATCCATTCCGCAGTAGAGAGGATCCCACCAAATGCAGCCTTCCTTGACCTCTTCCAATACCTGCAGAGCAACCGGCAGGACTTTGAGCTGGTGGTGGTGTCCGACGCCaacatgtattttattgaaACATGGCTGAAACACGCTAGGGTCCATCACCTTTTCAGGAAGATTTTCACAAACCCTGCCAGTTTTGATGCAAGTGGACGGCTTGTGCTGCTCCCCTTCCACTCACACTTGTGCTCCTGTTGCCCAGACAACATGTGCAAGCAGGTGATTCTTCGAGATTATTTAGCAGCCCGGCAAAAGGAACGCGGCGGGGCCCGCTTCCAGAGAGTGTTCTACATCGGAGACGGGGCCAATGATATCTGCCCCTCGCTGGCTCTGGGACCGCAGGACACTGCCTTTCCCAGGAGGGACTTCCCTATGCACAAGCTGCTAATGGAGATGCAGCAGTCCCAGTCTGCCAAGTTTAGGGCAAATATAGTTCCCTGGGTGAGTGGTGAGGACATAGTGGATTGTTTGAAGAAAATAATGGAGGAGAGTTGA